One genomic window of Arthrobacter sp. KBS0703 includes the following:
- the trxA gene encoding thioredoxin has product MSNAKDVTDASFSTDVLAADKPVIVDFWAEWCGPCRKLGPILDEISVEYGEKVNVVKVNVDDNPAIAAEYGITSIPAVYLFQGGQVKSTVIGAKPKQFFEKEFADVLS; this is encoded by the coding sequence ATGAGCAACGCAAAAGACGTAACAGACGCAAGCTTCAGCACGGACGTGCTGGCCGCCGACAAGCCGGTAATCGTGGATTTCTGGGCCGAATGGTGCGGCCCGTGCCGCAAGCTTGGCCCCATCCTGGATGAGATCTCCGTGGAGTATGGCGAAAAGGTCAATGTCGTCAAGGTCAACGTCGACGACAACCCCGCCATCGCTGCAGAGTACGGCATCACGTCCATCCCGGCCGTGTACCTGTTCCAGGGCGGCCAAGTGAAGAGCACGGTCATCGGCGCCAAGCCGAAGCAGTTCTTCGAAAAGGAATTCGCGGACGTCCTGTCCTAG
- the trxB gene encoding thioredoxin-disulfide reductase: MSNAENSASEVRDVIIVGSGPAGYTAAVYTARANLKPLLLAGSVTAGGELMNTTDVENYPGFPEGIMGPDLMENFEKQAARFGTEIQFEDVTALELDGDIKTVTIATGETFRARAIILSTGSAYRELGLANEKRLSGHGVSWCATCDGFFFKDQDIAVIGGGDSAMEEALFLTKFAKSVTVVHRRDTLKASKIMGDRAQAHEKINFVWNTAVEDVLGGDKVTGLKLKNLIDGSESELAVTGVFVAIGNDPRTELVKDTLEMTAAGTIAVEGRSSRTSVKGVFAAGDVVDPTYRQAITASGSGCVAAIDVEHYLADLHA; encoded by the coding sequence GTGAGCAACGCAGAAAACAGCGCCTCAGAAGTACGTGATGTCATCATCGTCGGCTCGGGTCCGGCAGGCTACACCGCCGCCGTGTACACGGCACGCGCGAACCTGAAGCCGCTGCTTCTGGCCGGTTCCGTCACGGCCGGCGGCGAGCTGATGAATACCACGGACGTCGAGAACTATCCCGGTTTCCCCGAAGGCATCATGGGTCCGGACCTGATGGAGAACTTCGAAAAGCAGGCCGCCCGCTTCGGGACGGAAATCCAGTTTGAGGACGTCACGGCCCTGGAGCTCGACGGCGACATCAAGACGGTCACCATCGCCACGGGGGAGACCTTCCGGGCACGCGCCATCATTCTGTCCACCGGTTCGGCGTATCGCGAGCTCGGTCTGGCGAACGAGAAGCGCCTGTCGGGCCACGGCGTAAGCTGGTGCGCAACCTGCGACGGTTTCTTTTTCAAGGACCAGGACATCGCCGTCATCGGCGGCGGCGACTCTGCCATGGAGGAGGCGCTGTTCCTCACGAAATTTGCCAAGTCCGTCACTGTCGTTCACCGGCGGGATACGTTGAAGGCTTCCAAGATCATGGGCGACCGCGCCCAGGCTCACGAGAAGATCAACTTCGTCTGGAACACGGCGGTTGAGGACGTTCTGGGCGGAGATAAGGTCACCGGCCTGAAGCTGAAGAACCTGATCGACGGCTCCGAATCTGAGCTGGCCGTCACCGGCGTTTTCGTCGCCATCGGAAACGACCCCCGCACCGAACTGGTCAAGGACACCCTCGAAATGACCGCCGCCGGGACCATTGCGGTTGAGGGCCGCAGCTCCCGGACCAGCGTCAAGGGTGTCTTCGCTGCCGGGGACGTCGTGGACCCGACCTATCGCCAGGCCATCACAGCTTCCGGTTCAGGTTGTGTCGCCGCGATTGACGTCGAACACTACCTCGCTGACCTTCACGCCTGA
- a CDS encoding ABC transporter substrate-binding protein has translation MSHPIDVGSVLGGRYKVTATVLTSHDQDLVLDGVDQVLNRPVSILVAGPHNADQVAQSAREVATGERPGSVQILDLGVSDATTYLITNHTSAADLLDLVVSSNPPYVEPFFTDTLGSEIFGQARSHEPETYDDDEEIDAGYINYGDNQPRQAEQHRGGVPSPAAGRTAAGTAEHGTGAQAPTAPVRKAPVVPPLPPARPSATPAAGAAAGVAAAAAGAAAAGQGRQQPGSAENTAPQPVQRENVEQALLQRETNRSPEAASGSRDGVGSETGQDAPKVSLWSNDDYDYAPEDQHSDDEPVENETDRRAGNFPAVARTSSVPAAAGYDYDDDDDEPQREPRSMRWLVGGLLAAVLIVGLIFAVTNLGSLFKSAPQPEATAGSTVPPSSAAQSGTGSPTPSTAPAAGPPSIEGITRQGSFDFASTYDADLKKVFDGNAASYWSDMEFATEDWGGLAPDGVPLVVKLKSPSKVSSITLNQLGASGGSISVFTNDRPSLDGAKQVGSNSFTSPDLTMPLAEPVTAQYVIVTIKTLPKLAAPKTRYGYGLRLAEIKVQ, from the coding sequence GTGTCCCACCCGATCGATGTCGGATCAGTACTTGGCGGCCGCTACAAGGTCACGGCCACAGTGCTGACCTCGCATGACCAGGATCTGGTGCTGGACGGTGTCGACCAGGTGCTGAACCGCCCGGTCAGCATTCTGGTGGCCGGCCCGCACAATGCGGATCAGGTAGCCCAGAGCGCCCGTGAAGTGGCCACCGGCGAGCGTCCCGGGAGCGTGCAGATCCTCGACCTCGGTGTGAGCGACGCCACCACCTACCTCATCACCAATCACACGTCCGCTGCGGACCTGCTGGACCTGGTGGTTTCCTCCAACCCGCCATACGTTGAACCGTTCTTCACGGACACCCTCGGCAGCGAGATCTTCGGCCAAGCCCGCTCGCACGAACCGGAAACGTACGACGACGACGAAGAGATCGACGCCGGCTACATCAACTACGGGGACAACCAGCCCCGGCAGGCTGAACAGCATCGCGGCGGTGTGCCCAGCCCGGCAGCCGGCCGCACCGCCGCGGGCACAGCTGAACACGGAACAGGGGCCCAGGCTCCCACTGCGCCCGTGCGCAAAGCCCCTGTCGTGCCTCCTCTTCCGCCGGCCCGCCCGTCCGCGACTCCTGCTGCCGGAGCCGCTGCAGGCGTCGCCGCAGCGGCGGCTGGCGCGGCCGCTGCCGGGCAGGGACGGCAGCAGCCCGGTTCCGCCGAGAACACTGCTCCGCAGCCCGTTCAGCGTGAGAACGTGGAACAGGCATTGCTGCAGCGCGAGACCAATCGCTCCCCGGAAGCGGCATCCGGCTCACGCGACGGCGTCGGTTCGGAAACGGGCCAGGACGCCCCCAAGGTGTCCCTGTGGTCCAACGACGACTACGACTACGCCCCCGAGGACCAGCACTCCGACGACGAACCCGTCGAAAATGAAACGGACAGGCGGGCGGGCAATTTCCCCGCCGTGGCAAGGACCAGCAGTGTGCCCGCTGCGGCCGGCTATGACTACGACGATGACGACGACGAACCGCAGCGCGAACCCCGTTCCATGCGCTGGCTTGTCGGGGGACTGCTGGCAGCGGTCCTGATCGTTGGACTCATCTTTGCCGTGACCAACCTTGGCAGCCTCTTCAAGTCCGCGCCGCAACCGGAAGCGACGGCAGGATCAACCGTGCCGCCGTCGTCGGCTGCGCAGTCCGGCACCGGGTCACCGACCCCGAGCACTGCTCCGGCAGCTGGGCCGCCGTCCATTGAGGGCATCACCCGCCAGGGCAGCTTCGACTTCGCCTCGACGTACGACGCCGATCTCAAGAAGGTTTTCGACGGCAACGCAGCGAGCTACTGGTCGGACATGGAGTTCGCCACGGAGGATTGGGGCGGCCTGGCTCCGGACGGTGTTCCCCTCGTGGTCAAGCTGAAGAGTCCCTCTAAGGTCTCCTCCATTACGTTGAACCAGTTGGGTGCGTCCGGCGGAAGCATCAGCGTGTTCACCAACGACCGCCCGTCCCTCGACGGCGCCAAGCAGGTGGGCTCCAACAGCTTCACCTCGCCCGATCTCACCATGCCGCTGGCTGAACCGGTCACTGCGCAGTACGTGATCGTGACCATCAAGACCCTGCCCAAGCTCGCCGCACCCAAGACCCGATACGGGTACGGCCTCCGGCTTGCCGAAATCAAGGTCCAGTAG
- a CDS encoding NUDIX hydrolase, with translation MAHPVPSAPGRRTNPPLPSAIGAHVAPAPHSAPASLPTVEEISAGGVVVDTSDGELRVAIIARLNRGGRLEWCLPKGHPEGRENNEEAAVREIAEETGIDGKILAPLGSIDYWFTVSGHRVHKTVHHYLLQATGGELTIENDPDKEAVDVAWIPIHELARKLSFPNERRIADLAREVLPEHL, from the coding sequence ATGGCCCATCCCGTACCGAGCGCTCCCGGCAGGAGGACGAACCCACCGTTGCCGTCGGCAATAGGTGCCCACGTCGCGCCCGCCCCGCACTCGGCGCCGGCCTCCCTTCCCACCGTTGAGGAAATCTCCGCCGGTGGCGTCGTGGTGGACACGTCCGACGGCGAATTGAGGGTGGCGATCATCGCCCGCCTTAATAGGGGCGGACGCCTTGAATGGTGCCTGCCGAAGGGGCATCCCGAAGGCCGGGAAAACAACGAGGAAGCTGCTGTCCGCGAGATCGCCGAAGAGACCGGCATCGACGGCAAGATCCTGGCCCCGCTGGGAAGCATCGATTACTGGTTCACCGTCAGCGGGCACCGCGTGCACAAGACCGTGCACCACTACCTGTTGCAGGCGACGGGCGGCGAGCTCACCATCGAGAACGATCCTGACAAAGAAGCGGTGGATGTTGCCTGGATTCCCATTCACGAGCTTGCCCGCAAACTCTCCTTCCCCAACGAGCGCCGCATCGCGGACCTCGCCCGCGAAGTCCTGCCCGAGCACCTCTGA
- a CDS encoding CCA tRNA nucleotidyltransferase: MAHAHQKTDLHTVDFQVDPVVLELGQRFVDAGHELSLVGGPVRDLFLGRTSPDLDFTTDATPDQTVALIKKWADNFWEIGRAFGTIGMRKAGFQIEITTYRAEAYDPESRKPVVAFGSSLTDDLLRRDFTINAMALRLPSMELIDPFGGVRDLHASVLATPGAPEASFSDDPLRMMRAARFASQLGVAVHDDVRVAMTQMAERISIISSERVREELVKLICGRHPRVGVDLLVDTGLAEFVLPEVSALRLESDEHHRHKDVYQHSLQVLEQAASLETDDDGAVPGPDFILRFAALMHDVGKPATRRFEPGGAVSFRHHDMVGAKLTAKRMKTLRFDNDTIKAVARLVELHMRFYGYGEAGWTDSAVRRYITDAGPLLERLHRLTRSDVTTRNQRKAERLSFAYDDLEARIEALREQESLEAVRPDLNGAQIMALLGLKPGPVVGRAYKYLLEERMEHGPLDAAVAESRLRAWWAQQPESAPEAPEPAAPSATAPDPAKSPAAVEPFPTEES; encoded by the coding sequence ATGGCGCACGCACATCAAAAGACTGATCTCCACACCGTCGACTTCCAGGTGGACCCGGTGGTCCTGGAGCTCGGGCAGCGGTTCGTGGACGCCGGCCATGAGCTGTCACTCGTCGGCGGACCCGTCCGCGACCTCTTCCTGGGCCGCACGTCCCCGGACCTTGATTTCACCACCGACGCCACCCCGGACCAGACTGTCGCGCTAATCAAGAAATGGGCGGACAACTTCTGGGAGATCGGGCGCGCCTTCGGAACGATCGGCATGCGCAAGGCCGGCTTCCAGATCGAGATCACCACCTACCGCGCCGAGGCCTACGATCCGGAGTCCCGCAAGCCCGTAGTCGCCTTCGGGTCCTCGCTCACCGATGACCTGCTGCGCCGCGACTTTACGATCAACGCCATGGCGCTGCGGTTGCCGTCGATGGAGCTCATCGATCCCTTCGGCGGCGTCCGCGACCTCCACGCCTCGGTGCTGGCCACGCCCGGCGCCCCCGAGGCGTCCTTTTCCGACGATCCCCTGCGCATGATGCGCGCTGCACGCTTCGCCTCCCAGTTGGGCGTGGCCGTTCATGACGACGTCCGGGTTGCCATGACCCAGATGGCGGAACGCATCAGCATCATTTCCTCCGAGCGGGTGCGCGAAGAACTCGTCAAGCTCATCTGCGGCAGGCACCCGCGCGTGGGCGTCGACCTGCTGGTGGACACCGGCCTGGCCGAGTTCGTGCTCCCCGAGGTGTCCGCGCTGCGCCTTGAATCCGACGAACACCACCGCCACAAGGACGTGTACCAGCACTCCCTCCAGGTACTGGAGCAGGCGGCATCCCTTGAGACGGACGACGACGGCGCGGTGCCCGGCCCGGACTTCATCCTGCGGTTCGCCGCATTGATGCACGACGTCGGCAAGCCGGCTACGCGCCGTTTCGAACCGGGCGGCGCCGTGAGCTTCCGGCATCACGACATGGTGGGGGCCAAACTCACTGCGAAGCGGATGAAGACCCTCCGCTTCGACAATGACACCATCAAGGCGGTCGCACGCCTCGTGGAACTCCATATGCGCTTCTACGGCTATGGCGAGGCCGGCTGGACCGACTCTGCCGTCCGCCGCTACATCACCGACGCCGGCCCCCTGCTGGAGCGCCTGCACCGCCTGACCCGGTCGGACGTCACCACGCGCAACCAGCGCAAGGCCGAGCGGCTGTCCTTCGCCTACGACGATCTCGAAGCACGGATCGAGGCGCTGCGCGAGCAGGAATCCCTGGAAGCTGTACGGCCGGACCTGAACGGCGCCCAGATCATGGCCCTGCTGGGGCTCAAGCCCGGACCTGTTGTGGGAAGGGCGTACAAGTACCTGCTGGAGGAACGGATGGAGCACGGCCCGCTGGATGCGGCAGTCGCCGAGTCCCGGCTGCGCGCCTGGTGGGCCCAGCAGCCCGAATCAGCCCCCGAAGCACCGGAGCCCGCCGCTCCGAGCGCTACGGCGCCGGACCCCGCCAAGTCTCCCGCCGCCGTCGAACCTTTCCCAACCGAGGAGTCCTAA
- a CDS encoding histidine phosphatase family protein, which produces MNAANIARPQLWILRHGETEWSKSGQYTGLTDLPLTVEGEQQAVEARKILDSVDFDLVLTSPLRRARRTAELAGFPDAVHEPLAVEWDYGDYEGISSDLIRKDNPEYLIWTHGVPNGEKLSDVAARADKIVARVLESGLDNVLIVAHGHFSRILTARWLELAPEEGRHFILGTAKVCTLGWDKRTPAIVRWGL; this is translated from the coding sequence GTGAACGCCGCCAACATCGCCCGTCCCCAGCTCTGGATACTGCGGCACGGTGAAACCGAATGGTCCAAGAGCGGCCAGTACACCGGGCTGACTGACCTTCCCCTGACGGTGGAGGGCGAGCAGCAGGCAGTCGAGGCACGGAAGATTCTGGACAGCGTGGACTTCGACCTCGTGCTGACGTCACCGCTGCGCCGTGCACGCCGTACCGCGGAACTCGCCGGCTTCCCCGATGCCGTCCACGAGCCGCTGGCCGTCGAATGGGACTACGGCGACTACGAAGGCATCAGCTCAGACCTGATCCGGAAGGACAACCCGGAGTACCTGATTTGGACGCACGGCGTTCCGAACGGCGAGAAGCTGAGCGACGTGGCGGCCCGGGCCGACAAAATCGTGGCGCGCGTCCTGGAGTCCGGCCTGGACAATGTCCTGATCGTGGCCCACGGCCACTTCTCGAGGATCCTCACCGCACGGTGGCTTGAACTCGCCCCGGAGGAGGGCAGGCACTTCATTCTTGGCACCGCGAAAGTGTGCACACTCGGTTGGGACAAACGGACGCCTGCCATTGTCCGCTGGGGCCTCTAA